The Hemicordylus capensis ecotype Gifberg chromosome 6, rHemCap1.1.pri, whole genome shotgun sequence genome window below encodes:
- the LOC128329275 gene encoding extracellular calcium-sensing receptor-like: MGEQVVFDRFGDVTGNYSIINWHLSPEDSSIVFEEVGHYNVNAKNGERLFINEDKILWNGFSREVPFSNCSRDCLPGTRKGIIEGQPTCCFECVECTDGETSDETDPSNREKCSEDSWSNENHTVCIPKQIEFLSWTEPFVIALTLFAVLGIFLTSFVLGVFTRFRNTPIVKATNRELSYLLLFSLLCCFSSSLFFIGEPQDWNCRLRQPAFGISFVLCISCILVKTNRVLLVFEAKIPTSLQRKWWGLNLQFLLVFLCTFVQIVICVIWLYTAPPSSFRNHELEDEIIFITCNEGSLMALGFLIGYTCLLAAICFFFAFKSRKLPENFNEAKFITFSMLIFFIVWLSFIPAYASTYGKFVSAVEVIAILAASFGLLACIFFNKVYIILFKPSSNTIEEVRCSTTAHAFKVAARATLRRSNVSRKRSNSLGGSTGSTPSSSISSKSNHENPFAQPTPIEQQQPPPHGCKQKVSFGGGTVTLSLSFEEHQKNAVANRNAKHRNSLEAQNSDDSLMRHKALLPLQSSEPLGTEPNFQAPSNQDTNAQEPVLGETKEGRQNLEEEQPPLSATYLQTFVGSDSVIENTIHS; the protein is encoded by the exons ATGGGAGAGCAAGTGGTTTTTGATAGGTTTGGGGACGTAACAGGGAATTACTCAATTATCAATTGGCACCTGTCACCAGAGGACAGCTCCATAGTGTTTGAGGAGGTTGGACACTACAATGTTAACGCCAAGAATGGAGAGAGGTTATTTATCAATGAAGACAAGATTTTGTGGAACGGATTCTCCAGAGAG GTGCCATTCTCTAACTGTAGCAGAGACTGCTTGCCAGGCACAAGGAAAGGCATTATTGAGGGACAGCCTACCTGTTGCTTCGAATGTGTTGAATGCACGGATGGAGAGACCAGTGACGAGACAG ATCCCAGTAATCGTGAGAAGTGTTCTGAAGACTCCTGGTCCAATGAGAACCATACTGTTTGCATTCCCAAGCAAATCGAGTTTTTGTCTTGGACAGAGCCATTTGTCATTGCTCTCACTCTTTTTGCAGTGCTAGGCATTTTCCTAACCTCATTTGTCCTGGGAGTCTTTACCAGATTTCGGAACACACCCATCGTCAAGGCTACCAACCGCGAACTTTCTTACCTTCTCCTCTtttccttgttgtgctgcttTTCCAGCTCCCTTTTTTTCATTGGCGAACCCCAGGACTGGAACTGCCGCTTGCGGCAGCCGGCCTTTGGCATCAGCTTTGTCCTCTGCATCTCATGCATTCTGGTGAAGACTAATCGTGTCCTCCTGGTCTTTGAGGCCAAGATTCCCACAAGCCTCCAACGCAAGTGGTGGGGCCTTAACCTTCAGTTCCTCCTGGTCTTCCTGTGCACTTTTGTGCAGATAGTCATCTGTGTCATCTGGCTTTATACAGCTCCCCCCTCCAGCTTTCGCAATCATGAGCTGGAGGATGAGATCATCTTTATCACCTGCAACGAAGGCTCCTTGATGGCACTGGGCTTCCTGATTGGCTACACCTGCCTCCTGGCTGCCATCTGCTTCTTCTTTGCTTTCAAGTCCCGCAAGCTGCCTGAAAACTTCAATGAGGCCAAATTCATCACTTTCAGCATGctgattttcttcattgtctggcTCTCTTTCATCCCAGCCTATGCCAGTACCTATGGCAAGTTTGTTTCTGCTGTGGAGGTGATCGCTATCCTGGCTGCCAGCTTTGGGCTCTTGGCTTGCATCTTCTTCAACAAGGTCTACATCATCCTCTTCAAGCCCTCGAGCAACACCATCGAGGAGGTGCGCTGCAGTACCACTGCCCACGCATTCAAAGTAGCAGCCAGGGCCACGCTGCGGCGCAGCAACGTGTCTCGCAAGAGGTCCAACAGTCTCGGTGGCTCCACAGGCTCCACCCCCTCCTCATCCATCAGTAGCAAAAGCAACCATGAGAACCCCTTTGCCCAGCCAACTCCtattgagcagcagcagccgccgccgcatgGATGTAAGCAAAAAGTGAGCTTTGGAGGTGGGACGGTCACTTTGTCGCTGAGCTTCGAGGAGCACCAGAAGAATGCAGTAGCCAACAGAAACGCAAAGCACAGGAACTCTTTGGAAGCCCAAAACAGTGATGATAGCCTCATGCGGCATAAAGCACTGCTTCCTCTGCAGTCCAGTGAGCCACTAGGCACAGAGCCCAATTTCCAGGCACCCTCAAATCAAGACACCAATGCACAGGAACCAGTATTGGGAGAAACCAAGGAAGGAAGACAGAACTTAGAAGAAGAGCAGCCTCCCTTGTCAGCCACATACTTGCAGACTTTTGTAGGCAGTGACTCTGTCATAGAGAATACCATCCATTCTTAA